The Streptomyces sp. NBC_00670 genome window below encodes:
- a CDS encoding SWIM zinc finger family protein, with the protein MTHDAQTYAYLRPSAVRPAAEGGTLSLETSGGTTPAGRQAHPRFFHGFLTRPQIAAAGLLCVADVAAARYHQPLDPAWRDPVVTGNGDRLRFESFSGCCGVYARLDMLGDALDGDDVGHGTTNVDVNLPLREALTRVGPVDPLLMEVGPDELTVTTFDGPVVEKKVPLPDRWLRGFAETQVVAAGFEPRAELSAAEAVRFLRALPRSGASRAARWVVPAGRSLRATTRPVPGAVCLPGPDRLAALSRVLRHATGLRIHGPAVTTGSGPVASAWEVGLPGMRLTLTLSPDPARGFSGEGGVLEALATEESAEDAELVSVLLAWDPAVDVADLAAQSGLTPQRVRAALTRLGTAGRIGYDVTEAAYFHRELPYDTGRAERHNPRLRAARALVEAGAVRLDGELATVTVDDHVHRVRAAEGRLTCTCRWWAAYRGGRGPCKHALAVRLVRRSAGAGTTATAPGTAAAAHPDTTTPSHGAV; encoded by the coding sequence ATGACTCACGACGCACAGACGTACGCCTATTTACGGCCCTCCGCGGTCCGCCCCGCGGCGGAGGGCGGCACGCTCAGCCTGGAGACCTCCGGCGGGACGACACCGGCGGGGCGGCAGGCCCATCCGCGGTTCTTCCACGGGTTCCTGACCCGGCCCCAGATCGCGGCGGCCGGCCTGCTGTGCGTCGCGGACGTCGCCGCCGCCCGCTACCACCAGCCGCTGGACCCCGCCTGGCGGGACCCGGTGGTCACGGGGAACGGGGACCGGCTGCGGTTCGAGTCGTTCTCCGGCTGCTGCGGCGTCTACGCGCGGCTCGACATGCTGGGCGACGCGCTCGACGGTGACGACGTCGGACACGGCACGACCAACGTCGACGTCAACCTCCCGCTGCGCGAAGCCCTCACCCGCGTCGGCCCCGTCGACCCGCTGCTCATGGAGGTCGGGCCCGACGAACTGACCGTCACCACTTTCGACGGACCCGTGGTGGAGAAGAAGGTGCCCCTGCCCGACCGCTGGCTGCGCGGCTTCGCCGAGACCCAGGTGGTCGCCGCCGGGTTCGAACCCCGCGCCGAACTCTCCGCCGCCGAGGCCGTGCGCTTCCTGCGAGCACTGCCCCGCTCCGGCGCCTCCCGGGCCGCCCGCTGGGTCGTCCCGGCCGGCCGCTCGCTGCGCGCCACCACCCGGCCGGTCCCCGGCGCGGTGTGCCTGCCGGGCCCCGACCGGCTCGCCGCACTGAGCCGGGTGCTCCGCCACGCCACGGGCCTGCGGATCCACGGCCCGGCCGTCACCACCGGCAGCGGCCCCGTGGCGAGCGCGTGGGAGGTGGGCCTGCCCGGAATGCGCCTCACCCTCACCCTGTCCCCGGACCCGGCGCGGGGCTTCTCCGGCGAGGGTGGCGTCCTGGAGGCGCTGGCCACGGAGGAGTCCGCCGAGGACGCCGAACTGGTGTCGGTGCTCCTCGCCTGGGACCCCGCCGTCGACGTCGCGGACCTCGCCGCGCAGAGCGGCCTCACCCCGCAGCGTGTCCGGGCGGCACTCACCCGCCTCGGCACCGCCGGGCGCATCGGCTACGACGTGACGGAGGCCGCGTACTTCCACCGCGAACTGCCGTACGACACCGGGCGAGCCGAGCGCCACAACCCCCGACTGCGCGCCGCCCGCGCCCTGGTCGAGGCGGGCGCGGTGCGCCTGGACGGCGAGCTGGCCACGGTCACCGTCGACGACCACGTCCACCGCGTCAGAGCCGCCGAGGGGCGGCTGACCTGCACCTGCCGCTGGTGGGCCGCGTACCGCGGCGGCCGCGGACCGTGCAAGCACGCCCTGGCCGTCCGCCTCGTCCGCCGCTCGGCAGGGGCGGGCACGACCGCCACCGCACCCGGCACCGCCGCTGCCGCCCACCCCGACACCACCACCCCTTCCCACGGAGCCGTCTGA
- a CDS encoding NAD(P)-dependent alcohol dehydrogenase produces the protein MRAVLQERFGPPDILRLGETDRPRPGAGEVLIRVHCAAVNPYDWHMLRGDPYAARLLGGMGLRRPKCPVAGIDAAGVVEAVGAGVDGLRTGTAVLGFCRGTFAEYACAPAQWVVPKPERLSFPEAAAVPMAAVTALRGIRTVGRVRAGHRVLVNGAGGGVGTFAVQLAAGLDAEVTGVCGAGSAALVRTLGAAHVLDHAREDFTDGSVRYDVILDNVGNYSPVRLRRVLTPTGTLVANGGGSPGRVFGAIGSMLKVTAVAATGRQRLRPIVPATPDGPVHEDLLAVTALIEAGRVAPVVGRTYSLADAAEAVRHVEAGHARGKTVLTVR, from the coding sequence ATGAGGGCAGTGCTCCAGGAGCGGTTCGGGCCGCCGGACATCCTGCGGCTGGGAGAGACCGACCGGCCCCGGCCCGGCGCCGGCGAGGTACTGATCCGGGTGCACTGCGCCGCGGTCAACCCCTACGACTGGCACATGCTGCGCGGAGACCCCTATGCCGCCCGCCTGCTGGGCGGGATGGGACTGCGCCGCCCCAAGTGCCCGGTGGCCGGCATCGACGCCGCCGGGGTGGTGGAGGCGGTCGGCGCCGGGGTGGACGGGCTCAGGACCGGCACCGCGGTGCTCGGCTTCTGCCGGGGCACGTTCGCCGAGTACGCGTGCGCCCCGGCGCAGTGGGTGGTGCCCAAGCCCGAACGCCTGTCCTTCCCCGAGGCCGCGGCCGTGCCGATGGCGGCGGTGACCGCGCTGCGCGGCATCCGGACGGTGGGCCGGGTACGGGCCGGACACCGGGTGCTGGTCAACGGCGCGGGCGGCGGCGTCGGCACCTTCGCCGTGCAGCTCGCGGCCGGCCTGGACGCGGAGGTCACCGGGGTGTGCGGGGCCGGCAGCGCGGCACTGGTGCGCACACTGGGCGCGGCCCACGTCCTCGACCACGCCCGTGAGGACTTCACCGACGGCTCCGTCCGCTACGACGTCATCCTGGACAACGTGGGCAACTACTCGCCGGTCCGGTTGCGCCGGGTCCTCACCCCGACCGGGACCCTGGTGGCCAACGGCGGTGGCTCGCCCGGCCGGGTGTTCGGGGCGATCGGCAGCATGCTGAAGGTCACCGCGGTCGCCGCGACCGGCCGGCAGCGGCTGCGGCCGATCGTCCCCGCGACCCCGGACGGCCCGGTCCACGAGGACCTGCTCGCCGTGACCGCGCTCATCGAGGCGGGCCGGGTCGCGCCCGTGGTCGGCCGCACCTACTCCCTGGCCGACGCCGCCGAGGCCGTGCGCCACGTGGAGGCGGGGCACGCCCGCGGGAAGACCGTGCTCACCGTGCGCTGA
- a CDS encoding STM4015 family protein, with translation MELLAGVPRHPHAVDHLETFHGLEVRTFLADDLRPLPDDVSSVAWRMGCDTDEAQGDCWDRFAESVPLERVRALVVGHPWFSQEDGPEVVRELVESRSRLTSLEALFLGDVVAEECETSWIEHTDLAPLLEAYPRLRELGVRGSQNLAFPVTRHEGLRTLRFESGGLPASVVRNVVASDLPALEYLELWLGLEDYGGDVTPDDLAPLLGGARLPALRHLGLQNSPSQNEIAAAVAHAPVVARLQSLRLSMGTLDEEGATALLGGQPLTHLRFLDLRDNYLDDAMMLRLWDALEPAGVRVDMSEQKTHERGADQGERYVSVSE, from the coding sequence ATGGAGTTGCTGGCCGGTGTGCCACGGCACCCGCATGCCGTGGATCACCTGGAGACGTTCCACGGTCTCGAGGTCCGGACCTTCCTGGCCGACGATCTGCGTCCCCTGCCGGACGACGTGTCCTCGGTGGCGTGGCGCATGGGGTGCGACACCGACGAGGCCCAGGGCGACTGCTGGGACCGCTTCGCCGAGTCCGTGCCGCTGGAGCGGGTGCGTGCGCTCGTCGTCGGCCACCCCTGGTTCAGCCAGGAGGACGGGCCGGAAGTCGTCCGTGAGCTCGTCGAGTCGCGGTCCCGGCTGACCTCCCTGGAGGCATTGTTCCTGGGGGACGTCGTCGCGGAGGAGTGCGAGACCTCCTGGATCGAGCACACCGACCTGGCGCCCCTGCTCGAGGCGTACCCCCGGCTGCGGGAACTCGGCGTGCGCGGCAGCCAGAACCTGGCGTTCCCCGTCACACGCCACGAGGGGTTGCGAACCCTGCGTTTCGAGAGCGGCGGCCTGCCCGCCTCGGTCGTGCGCAACGTCGTCGCCTCGGACCTGCCCGCGCTGGAGTACCTGGAACTGTGGCTGGGCCTGGAGGACTACGGCGGTGACGTGACCCCGGACGACCTCGCCCCGCTGCTCGGCGGTGCGCGGCTGCCCGCCCTGCGCCATCTGGGCCTGCAGAACAGCCCGTCGCAGAACGAGATCGCGGCCGCCGTGGCCCACGCCCCGGTGGTGGCGCGGCTTCAGTCCCTGCGGCTGTCGATGGGCACGCTCGACGAGGAGGGCGCCACCGCTCTGCTCGGCGGGCAGCCGCTGACCCATCTGCGCTTCCTGGACCTGCGCGACAACTATCTCGACGACGCCATGATGCTGCGCCTCTGGGACGCCCTCGAACCGGCCGGCGTACGGGTGGACATGTCCGAACAGAAGACGCACGAGCGGGGCGCGGACCAGGGCGAGCGCTACGTCAGCGTCTCCGAGTGA
- a CDS encoding cyclase family protein, translating to MSTEQTEQNAAGAVNEQELPSNWGRWGADDELGTLNLITDEVRARGVAEARTGRAVSLARPIRPASLFSGPFAPLDRDASPVQQVMQYTGGAPATADVMLVTNHHVLSTHIDALGHQVRDGRVYPGRPLAESVTPAGVRHGSTGAFASGIVTRGVLLDLAPEDPLPPGHGITAEDLEAAEARQGVRLESGDALVVRCGWAYAVDPARPMPGISLDAVWWMHRRGVSLYAGDLGDAQPPLDPAVPGPLHRVALPLLGMPLIDVAELTELAAVCAESGRYAFLLTVAPPRIHGLTGVPVNPLAIF from the coding sequence ATGAGTACGGAACAGACCGAGCAGAACGCCGCCGGAGCGGTCAACGAGCAGGAGCTGCCGTCCAATTGGGGACGGTGGGGCGCGGACGACGAACTGGGTACGCTCAACCTGATCACCGACGAGGTGCGGGCCAGGGGGGTCGCGGAGGCGCGTACCGGACGTGCGGTGTCGCTGGCCCGGCCGATCCGGCCGGCCTCCCTCTTCAGCGGGCCGTTCGCGCCCCTGGACCGGGACGCCTCACCGGTCCAGCAGGTGATGCAGTACACGGGAGGCGCTCCCGCGACGGCGGACGTGATGCTGGTGACCAACCATCACGTGCTCTCGACCCACATCGACGCCCTGGGGCACCAGGTACGCGACGGCCGGGTCTACCCGGGGCGCCCCCTGGCGGAGAGCGTGACACCGGCGGGTGTGCGGCACGGGTCCACCGGAGCGTTCGCCTCCGGGATCGTCACCCGGGGTGTCCTGCTCGACCTGGCCCCCGAGGACCCGCTGCCCCCGGGGCACGGAATCACCGCCGAGGACCTCGAGGCGGCCGAGGCGCGCCAGGGTGTACGACTGGAGTCCGGGGACGCCCTCGTGGTGCGCTGCGGGTGGGCGTACGCCGTCGATCCCGCCCGGCCGATGCCCGGCATCAGTCTGGACGCGGTGTGGTGGATGCACCGGCGCGGCGTGTCCCTGTACGCCGGTGACCTGGGCGACGCGCAGCCGCCGCTGGACCCCGCCGTCCCCGGACCGCTGCACCGTGTCGCGCTGCCGTTGCTGGGGATGCCCCTGATCGACGTGGCGGAGCTGACGGAACTTGCCGCTGTCTGCGCGGAGTCGGGCCGCTACGCCTTCCTGCTCACGGTGGCTCCCCCGCGCATCCACGGGCTGACCGGCGTCCCGGTCAATCCGCTGGCGATCTTCTGA
- a CDS encoding LamG-like jellyroll fold domain-containing protein yields MTAESRHPVHRRALLRATAALPAAGVAAAALDVSPARADSAGRAGRFDSESPRFTLAVLPDTQYLFDADSADPAPLRATFRHLVGERSERNIAFMTHLGDVTEHGTEDEIARAAATFRTIHGKVPYSVLAGNHDISSSTDDQRGASAYLAAFGPARYASMPTFRGASPDGYNSYHVLRAAGRQWLVLALDWRVSDKGLSWAQGVLDAHPTLPAVLTTHDIVWADDDGRAQLSDNGRRLWDGLIRGNDQIFLALGGHYWPPGRTVLTNDADNDVHLHITNYQDRYYGGAGMIRTYGFDLARGVIDVETFAPWLLTRDPEERSPLEAENLELTGPADRFSLDIDFGKRFAGFAPVTPAKPRPPAAVMPRGTVAYWRFDTAGTRAGGREGAPVTDGTLVRDLTGNGNDLTVCRLTGGGPDTLTWSADHHPGQPAHASLRFDGGKDPDRGAILTTSARAALNSEKFLHGYTIETFLRLPEPFEGDHAWMGILSWEGRNGDAGKTTGWSPLEPTCSLNLSPERFLQFVVYPQRQDADPTSWSHALPVGRWMHLAVVNDGRRTVLYVDGSRIARNPTQPSTGIATLGKPFVLGATQFDESYGQGLYGSLGDTRIVNRALPVRDFLTPFD; encoded by the coding sequence ATGACAGCGGAATCACGTCACCCCGTGCACAGACGCGCGCTGCTGCGCGCGACGGCCGCGCTGCCCGCGGCCGGTGTCGCGGCCGCCGCCCTCGACGTCTCCCCGGCGCGGGCGGACAGCGCCGGCCGGGCGGGCCGGTTCGACAGCGAGAGTCCGCGCTTCACCCTGGCCGTCCTGCCCGACACCCAGTACCTCTTCGACGCCGACAGCGCCGACCCGGCACCGCTGCGCGCGACCTTCCGGCACCTCGTCGGCGAACGGTCGGAACGCAACATCGCCTTCATGACCCACCTCGGCGACGTCACCGAGCACGGCACCGAGGACGAGATCGCACGCGCCGCCGCCACCTTCCGGACCATCCACGGCAAGGTCCCCTACAGCGTCCTCGCGGGCAACCACGACATCAGTTCGAGCACCGACGACCAGCGCGGCGCCTCCGCCTACCTCGCCGCGTTCGGACCCGCGCGCTACGCCTCCATGCCGACCTTCCGCGGCGCCTCGCCCGACGGCTACAACAGCTACCACGTGCTGCGCGCCGCCGGCCGCCAGTGGCTCGTCCTCGCCCTGGACTGGCGGGTCTCGGACAAGGGCCTGAGCTGGGCGCAGGGCGTCCTCGACGCCCACCCGACCCTGCCCGCCGTCCTCACCACGCACGACATCGTCTGGGCGGACGACGACGGCAGGGCCCAGCTGTCGGACAACGGCCGCCGCCTGTGGGACGGGCTGATCCGCGGCAACGACCAGATCTTCCTCGCCCTCGGCGGACACTACTGGCCGCCCGGGCGCACGGTCCTCACCAACGACGCCGACAACGATGTCCACCTCCACATCACCAACTACCAGGACCGCTACTACGGCGGCGCCGGAATGATCCGCACCTACGGCTTCGACCTCGCCCGCGGTGTCATCGACGTCGAGACGTTCGCCCCCTGGCTCCTGACCCGCGACCCCGAGGAACGCAGCCCGCTGGAGGCCGAGAACCTCGAACTCACCGGCCCCGCCGACCGGTTCAGCCTGGACATCGACTTCGGCAAGCGGTTCGCGGGCTTCGCGCCGGTCACCCCCGCGAAGCCCCGGCCGCCCGCCGCGGTGATGCCCCGCGGCACCGTCGCCTACTGGCGCTTCGACACCGCCGGCACCCGCGCCGGGGGCAGGGAGGGCGCCCCGGTGACCGACGGGACCCTCGTGCGCGACCTCACCGGCAACGGCAACGACCTCACCGTGTGCCGGCTGACGGGCGGCGGCCCCGACACCCTGACCTGGTCCGCCGACCACCACCCGGGACAGCCCGCCCACGCCAGCCTCCGCTTCGACGGCGGCAAGGACCCGGACCGCGGGGCCATCCTCACGACCTCGGCGCGGGCGGCCCTCAACAGCGAGAAGTTCCTCCACGGCTACACGATCGAGACGTTCCTCCGGCTGCCCGAGCCCTTCGAGGGCGACCACGCCTGGATGGGCATCCTCAGCTGGGAGGGCCGCAACGGCGACGCCGGCAAGACCACCGGCTGGTCCCCGCTGGAGCCCACGTGCAGCCTCAACCTGTCACCCGAGCGGTTCCTGCAGTTCGTGGTCTATCCGCAGCGCCAGGACGCCGACCCCACGTCGTGGAGCCACGCGCTGCCCGTCGGCCGCTGGATGCACCTCGCCGTCGTCAACGACGGCCGCCGCACCGTCCTGTACGTCGACGGCTCGAGGATCGCCCGCAACCCGACGCAGCCGTCGACCGGCATCGCCACCCTCGGCAAACCCTTCGTCCTCGGCGCCACCCAGTTCGACGAGAGCTACGGCCAGGGCCTGTACGGCTCCCTCGGCGACACCCGCATCGTCAACCGGGCCCTGCCCGTCCGGGACTTCCTCACCCCGTTCGACTGA
- a CDS encoding wHTH domain-containing protein: MPDPTPTPAPDDHDRYLTSRGLNAEEPRLDPGEPVALGHVLYAAAERGLAPGAVGARLAELGYEVPSAALLATATVDDLPLLSIGNYSRPPWLGPGDAAYLRGHVLWTADRLRQPPARIAARLAALGHPAPAPDSFPERLTSEDLYLARFEDRLIPDDVPVPVHHLLTAANARGEPEDAERELSEVVSVRTRMTELGYRFDPVVMGITAADLTLLGEDPGGDGRRLHPEDPVPLHYVLRVARKLDRDPHEVVARLRQFGHRLLPGGTLPRSVDSEDVELLERGWRDWLAQEDPHWFPHVVAAAARTGRAPAQVARRLRALGFTVPEAALPEEASYDDVKLIDGGTTPREHVPWRTRTEPVPVGHVLYRAHTQDMTAAAVAARMRTLGYAHVPDVPDRRITADDLRLISENGDGDTPLLADTVPWGRVVRAAADSGASPRDVIGRYRELGYTDIVVPDGPLPEAVPARAALLATADTGPLPLDAAVPVPHVVRRAHDQGVAPAEAARRLRALGYSDVPSGLPETAHAGDLAMILQDARRGAPYVPLTGVTARHVQTAADVLGIGGHEVALRMLALGHTLEFTPHPDDAVLASRDADGRAPWVGRGWGPGHVLLVAKVLGRTPREVHDRCRELGYWALVRWEHELPDPGGYEDDDILLLSANADGRGPWLTWEQSPSLAHVLRCARATGRSPQEVGERLARLGRHVGVSPHVETADLDLAEALEHLRGRHRGTGELLAVASRTGRSPAEVAARLPFLGLPVPELEYPDRRPGEARVSRTG, translated from the coding sequence ATGCCCGACCCCACCCCCACCCCGGCGCCCGACGACCACGACCGGTACCTCACCAGCCGGGGGCTGAACGCCGAGGAACCCCGGCTCGACCCCGGCGAACCCGTGGCGCTGGGCCACGTCCTGTACGCGGCCGCGGAGCGCGGCCTCGCCCCCGGTGCGGTCGGCGCCCGGCTCGCCGAGCTGGGGTACGAAGTGCCCTCCGCCGCGCTGCTGGCCACGGCCACCGTGGACGACCTGCCCCTGCTCAGTATCGGCAACTACAGCCGCCCGCCCTGGCTCGGCCCGGGGGACGCCGCCTACCTGCGGGGCCATGTGCTGTGGACGGCCGACCGGCTGCGGCAGCCGCCCGCCCGGATCGCGGCCCGGCTCGCCGCACTGGGCCACCCGGCCCCCGCGCCGGACAGCTTCCCCGAGCGGTTGACGTCCGAGGACCTGTATCTGGCCCGCTTCGAGGACCGCCTCATCCCCGACGACGTCCCCGTACCGGTCCACCACCTCCTGACGGCCGCCAACGCGCGCGGCGAACCCGAGGACGCCGAGCGGGAGCTGTCCGAGGTGGTCTCGGTGCGCACGCGCATGACCGAACTGGGCTACCGGTTCGACCCCGTCGTCATGGGGATCACCGCCGCCGACCTGACGCTGCTCGGCGAGGACCCGGGCGGCGACGGACGCCGGCTGCACCCGGAGGATCCCGTACCCCTCCACTACGTCCTGCGTGTCGCCCGGAAACTGGACCGCGACCCCCACGAGGTCGTCGCACGGCTGCGTCAGTTCGGCCATCGGCTGCTGCCCGGGGGGACCCTGCCGCGTTCCGTGGACAGCGAGGACGTGGAGCTCCTCGAACGCGGTTGGCGGGACTGGCTCGCCCAGGAGGATCCCCACTGGTTCCCGCACGTCGTCGCGGCCGCCGCCAGAACCGGCAGGGCCCCCGCACAGGTCGCCCGCCGGCTGCGCGCGCTCGGCTTCACCGTGCCGGAGGCGGCACTGCCCGAGGAGGCCTCGTACGACGACGTCAAGCTCATCGACGGCGGGACCACGCCGCGCGAACACGTGCCCTGGCGCACGCGTACGGAGCCCGTCCCGGTCGGCCACGTCCTGTACCGGGCCCACACGCAGGACATGACCGCGGCGGCGGTCGCGGCACGCATGAGGACGCTCGGCTACGCCCATGTGCCCGACGTACCCGACCGGCGCATCACGGCGGACGACCTCCGGCTCATCAGCGAGAACGGCGACGGCGACACTCCCCTGCTGGCGGACACCGTGCCGTGGGGCCGTGTCGTACGGGCGGCGGCGGACTCCGGTGCGAGCCCGCGCGACGTCATCGGCCGCTACCGGGAGCTGGGCTACACCGACATCGTCGTCCCGGACGGTCCGCTGCCCGAAGCGGTACCCGCGCGGGCCGCCCTCCTCGCCACCGCCGACACCGGCCCGCTCCCGCTCGACGCGGCCGTACCCGTCCCGCACGTGGTGCGGCGGGCGCACGACCAGGGCGTCGCCCCGGCCGAGGCCGCCCGTCGGCTGCGCGCGCTGGGGTACTCCGACGTGCCCTCCGGGCTGCCGGAGACGGCACACGCGGGTGACCTCGCGATGATCCTCCAGGACGCCCGCCGCGGCGCACCGTACGTCCCGCTCACCGGCGTCACCGCCCGGCACGTCCAGACCGCGGCCGACGTGCTGGGAATCGGCGGCCACGAGGTCGCACTGCGGATGCTCGCCCTCGGCCACACGCTGGAGTTCACCCCGCACCCCGACGACGCGGTGCTCGCGAGCCGCGACGCCGACGGCCGCGCACCCTGGGTCGGGCGGGGCTGGGGCCCGGGGCACGTCCTCCTCGTCGCCAAGGTCCTCGGCCGCACCCCGCGGGAGGTCCACGACCGCTGCCGGGAACTCGGTTACTGGGCACTCGTCCGCTGGGAGCACGAGCTGCCCGACCCGGGCGGGTACGAGGACGACGACATCCTCCTGCTCAGCGCGAACGCCGACGGCCGCGGTCCCTGGCTCACCTGGGAGCAGTCGCCGTCGCTCGCGCACGTGCTGCGCTGCGCACGGGCCACCGGCCGCAGCCCGCAGGAGGTCGGGGAGCGGCTGGCCCGCCTCGGGCGGCACGTCGGGGTCTCACCGCACGTCGAGACGGCCGACCTCGACCTGGCGGAGGCCCTGGAGCACCTCCGCGGCCGCCACCGGGGCACGGGCGAGCTGCTGGCCGTGGCGAGCCGGACGGGCAGGAGCCCGGCCGAGGTGGCCGCGCGCCTGCCCTTCCTCGGGCTTCCGGTGCCGGAACTGGAGTATCCGGACCGGCGCCCCGGTGAGGCGCGCGTCAGTCGAACGGGGTGA
- a CDS encoding helix-turn-helix domain-containing protein translates to MTRHTFLRLLADGAPALAYEDALRAALAAPGADGEALREEYRLALRLRDRFDAQQAAHTAQRARHASERALLASATELAEAAGGVDTVLASVVTRARRLLDCDLAYLSLNDAARPETHVRVMAGATTGDWRGVRIPFGTGIGGRVAESAAPLATPDYFHDERLDHDAAVDGSARAERQVAILGVPLMHRGDVTGVLYASNRSAGAFPPEAVLLLASFAAPAAAAIARARSSDEWEQALQEARGAHTALEERARATARELAAHDHGMDLVLRGGGLREVVDGARSFLGGHLAVVDERGTPLAWTDGTSEDRLHSMIRAAGPPHADAARGTGTDGCRVTALGTDEGPLGALVWAPAGDTTAADLRLLERTAAVAALLRRFARNLAAAEARVRGDLLDDLLSGSARAGAALDARARRLGHRPHEPHAVLVAHVPARRLPPLTAATAELAAARGGLATVRDGLAVLTLPSTDAASTGRQLAGALSLRLGTPVTVGAAGPVADPADLPDAYREALACARALLRLDRAGESATVRDLGYTGLLLGDTTTADGFVDRTLGPLLRHDAQRATELLTTLETYFATGRSPARSADLLHVHPNTVTQRLDRVRRLLALDWSDPDRTLDLQLALRLHRVLRPAPRHAAGEAPDRAPGLRRSPAD, encoded by the coding sequence ATGACACGGCACACCTTCCTGCGCCTGCTGGCCGACGGGGCACCCGCCCTCGCCTACGAGGACGCCCTGCGCGCCGCCCTCGCCGCCCCCGGAGCCGACGGGGAGGCACTGCGGGAGGAGTACCGTCTCGCGCTGCGGCTGCGCGACCGGTTCGACGCCCAGCAGGCCGCCCACACCGCCCAGCGGGCCCGCCACGCCTCCGAGCGGGCCCTGCTGGCCTCCGCCACCGAGCTGGCGGAGGCCGCCGGCGGCGTCGACACGGTGCTGGCCTCCGTCGTCACCCGCGCCCGGCGGCTGCTCGACTGCGACCTCGCCTACCTCAGCCTCAACGACGCCGCCCGCCCGGAGACCCACGTCCGGGTCATGGCCGGGGCCACGACCGGCGACTGGAGGGGCGTACGGATTCCCTTCGGCACGGGCATCGGCGGCAGGGTCGCCGAGTCGGCCGCGCCCCTCGCCACGCCCGACTACTTCCACGACGAGCGCCTCGACCACGACGCCGCCGTGGACGGCTCCGCGCGGGCCGAACGCCAGGTGGCGATCCTCGGCGTCCCCCTGATGCACCGGGGCGACGTCACGGGTGTCCTTTACGCGTCCAACCGGAGCGCCGGTGCCTTCCCGCCGGAGGCGGTGCTGCTGCTGGCCTCCTTCGCCGCCCCGGCCGCCGCCGCGATCGCGCGCGCCCGGTCTTCGGACGAGTGGGAACAGGCCCTGCAGGAGGCCCGCGGCGCCCACACCGCGCTGGAAGAGCGTGCTCGCGCCACCGCGCGCGAACTGGCCGCCCACGACCACGGCATGGACCTCGTCCTGCGGGGCGGGGGACTGCGGGAGGTCGTCGACGGCGCCCGCTCCTTCCTCGGCGGCCACCTGGCCGTCGTCGACGAACGGGGCACCCCGCTGGCGTGGACCGACGGCACTTCCGAGGACCGGCTGCACTCGATGATCCGGGCGGCGGGGCCTCCGCACGCGGACGCGGCGCGCGGCACCGGGACCGACGGCTGCCGGGTGACGGCCCTGGGCACGGACGAGGGCCCCCTCGGCGCCCTGGTCTGGGCCCCCGCCGGCGACACCACCGCCGCCGACCTCCGTCTGCTGGAGCGCACGGCGGCGGTGGCGGCGCTGCTGCGGCGGTTCGCCCGGAACCTCGCCGCGGCGGAGGCACGCGTGCGCGGCGACCTCCTCGACGACCTGCTCAGCGGCTCCGCCCGGGCCGGCGCCGCACTGGACGCGCGCGCCCGGCGCCTCGGCCACCGGCCGCACGAACCGCACGCGGTCCTCGTCGCCCACGTCCCCGCCCGCCGGCTGCCGCCGCTCACCGCGGCCACGGCCGAACTGGCGGCCGCGCGCGGGGGTCTGGCCACCGTCCGGGACGGCCTCGCCGTGCTCACCCTGCCCTCGACGGACGCGGCCTCAACCGGCAGGCAGCTCGCCGGTGCGCTGTCCCTCCGGCTCGGCACCCCGGTCACCGTGGGCGCCGCCGGACCCGTCGCGGACCCCGCCGATCTCCCGGACGCCTACCGCGAGGCCCTGGCCTGCGCCCGGGCGCTGCTGCGACTGGACCGCGCCGGGGAGTCGGCGACCGTCCGCGACCTCGGCTACACCGGCCTGCTGCTCGGCGACACCACCACGGCCGACGGCTTCGTCGACCGCACGCTCGGGCCGCTCCTGCGCCACGACGCACAGCGCGCCACCGAACTGCTCACCACCCTGGAGACGTACTTCGCCACGGGCCGCAGCCCCGCCCGCAGCGCGGACCTCCTGCACGTGCACCCGAACACGGTCACCCAACGCCTGGACCGCGTCCGACGCCTCCTCGCCCTCGACTGGTCCGACCCCGACCGCACACTGGACCTCCAACTCGCCCTGCGCCTGCACCGGGTACTGCGGCCCGCCCCGAGGCACGCGGCCGGGGAGGCCCCCGACCGGGCGCCGGGGCTCAGAAGATCGCCAGCGGATTGA